One segment of Streptomyces roseifaciens DNA contains the following:
- the cbiQ gene encoding cobalt ECF transporter T component CbiQ: MGAGHAHKLYRHAHSPVHALPPHCKIAAVLAFVLTVVATPREAVWAFGLHALLVAAVAATARIPAGFLLRRLLVEIPFVAFALLMPFVVPGEQTHVLGLSLSGPGLWGAWNVLAKGTLGVAASVLLASTTELRSLLLGLQRLRMPPLLVQIASFMIRYGDVVTDEMRRMRIARESRGFTARGVRHWGVLARSAGALFIRSYERGERVHLAMLSRGYAGTMPVPDEVAATRTQWAYAAALPLAALAVSLAAWAVPGGLPWTAGS; this comes from the coding sequence ATGGGCGCCGGTCACGCGCACAAGCTCTACCGGCACGCGCATTCCCCCGTCCACGCCCTCCCCCCGCACTGCAAGATCGCCGCCGTTCTCGCGTTCGTCCTCACGGTCGTGGCGACCCCGCGCGAGGCCGTGTGGGCCTTCGGCCTCCACGCCCTGCTCGTCGCCGCCGTGGCGGCGACGGCCCGCATCCCGGCCGGTTTCCTGCTGCGCCGCCTGCTGGTCGAGATCCCGTTCGTGGCGTTCGCGCTGCTGATGCCGTTCGTCGTGCCGGGCGAGCAGACGCACGTGCTCGGGCTGTCGCTCAGCGGGCCCGGCCTGTGGGGCGCCTGGAACGTCCTGGCCAAGGGCACGCTCGGCGTCGCCGCGTCCGTCCTGCTCGCCTCGACGACGGAGCTCCGCTCGCTCCTCCTGGGCCTGCAGCGCCTGCGCATGCCCCCGCTCCTCGTCCAGATCGCCTCCTTCATGATCCGCTACGGGGACGTGGTCACCGACGAGATGCGCCGCATGCGCATCGCCCGCGAATCGCGCGGCTTCACGGCGCGCGGCGTGCGCCACTGGGGCGTTCTGGCCAGGTCCGCGGGCGCGCTGTTCATCCGCTCGTACGAGCGCGGGGAGCGGGTCCATCTGGCGATGCTGAGCCGGGGGTACGCGGGGACGATGCCGGTGCCCGACGAGGTCGCGGCGACCCGTACGCAGTGGGCGTACGCGGCGGCCCTCCCGCTGGCCGCGCTGGCGGTCTCGCTGGCGGCGTGGGCGGTGCCGGGCGGCCTGCCCTGGACCGCCGGCAGCTGA
- a CDS encoding MarP family serine protease, with amino-acid sequence MNLLDLLLLLVVLGYAVSGFRRGLVAGVVLLAGFLGGAVIGVWALPFALEPFEAGTATAAVVAVLVVLVPAAIGHALAARLAYGLRRRLTWAPVRGVDGVGGAAVNSLAVLLVGWVAASVLVSANSPLLARQIRESTLLGAVQKAMPEQAPTWFSRTTDALNGAGFPQVFNPFENEPATSVPKPSGDAVTPAATKAAKESVVKVEGVADTGEGRRGQEGSGFVYAAQHVMTNAHVVAGVNSPTVRVGGVGKAYRAKVVLFDPRADVAVLDVPGLKAPVLPFDKSAKRGDAAVVAGFPQNGGLDIRAATVANELRAKGQDIYGDGVTTRTVYSVRSTIRPGNSGGPLLTPSGRVYGVVFARSTADAETGYVLTAAQVAEAAERAATATAPVTTGSRAAL; translated from the coding sequence TTGAACCTGCTCGATCTGCTGCTGTTGCTCGTCGTCCTCGGCTACGCCGTCTCCGGCTTCCGCCGCGGCCTCGTGGCCGGCGTCGTGCTGCTCGCCGGTTTCCTCGGCGGAGCCGTCATCGGCGTGTGGGCGCTGCCGTTCGCCCTGGAGCCCTTCGAGGCGGGGACCGCCACCGCCGCGGTCGTCGCGGTCCTGGTCGTCCTCGTCCCGGCGGCGATCGGCCACGCCCTGGCCGCCCGCCTCGCCTACGGCCTGCGCCGCCGCCTGACGTGGGCCCCGGTCCGCGGCGTCGACGGCGTCGGCGGCGCCGCCGTGAACTCCCTGGCCGTGCTGCTGGTCGGCTGGGTGGCGGCGAGCGTGCTCGTCTCGGCGAATTCGCCGCTGCTCGCCCGGCAGATCAGGGAGTCGACGCTGCTGGGCGCGGTCCAGAAGGCGATGCCGGAGCAGGCGCCGACCTGGTTCAGCCGCACCACGGACGCCCTGAACGGCGCGGGCTTCCCGCAGGTCTTCAACCCCTTCGAGAACGAGCCGGCGACGAGCGTGCCGAAGCCCTCGGGCGACGCCGTCACGCCCGCCGCGACGAAGGCGGCCAAGGAGAGCGTGGTCAAGGTCGAGGGCGTCGCGGACACGGGCGAGGGCCGCCGCGGCCAGGAGGGCAGCGGCTTCGTCTACGCCGCGCAGCACGTGATGACCAACGCCCACGTCGTGGCGGGGGTGAACAGCCCCACCGTGCGGGTCGGCGGCGTCGGCAAGGCGTACCGGGCGAAGGTCGTCCTCTTCGATCCGAGGGCGGACGTCGCCGTCCTGGACGTGCCGGGCCTGAAGGCGCCGGTGCTGCCGTTCGACAAGTCCGCGAAGCGCGGGGACGCGGCGGTCGTCGCGGGCTTCCCGCAGAACGGCGGCCTCGACATCCGCGCGGCCACGGTCGCCAACGAGCTCCGGGCCAAGGGCCAGGACATCTACGGCGACGGCGTCACCACGCGCACGGTGTACTCGGTCCGTTCCACGATCCGCCCGGGCAACTCCGGCGGCCCGCTGCTGACGCCCTCCGGCCGGGTCTACGGCGTGGTCTTCGCCCGCTCCACGGCGGACGCGGAGACGGGCTACGTCCTGACGGCGGCCCAGGTCGCGGAGGCCGCCGAGCGCGCCGCCACGGCGACGGCGCCGGTGACCACGGGGAGCCGGGCGGCGCTGTAG
- a CDS encoding MDR family MFS transporter produces the protein MTTAPAPPANVPAAPPPLGRRRTNLVFVTIVLGMLLAALDQTIVSTALPTIVADLGGGGHMAWVVTAYLLAETVSTVLVGKFGDLFGRKVVFQLSAVVFTAGSVFAGVANSMMMLIAARALQGIGGGGLMVTAMALIADVIPLRERGKYQGALGAVFGVTTVVGPTLGGVFTDHATWRWCFYVNVPVAIVMVVMAARTIPVVRSAVRPVIDYLGIALVAAGSSALVLGLEWGGNTYAWSSAVIVGLFAGAIALLAGFVLVELRAKEPMLPMHLFRNPVFTVCSLLSFIVGFAMLGALTYLPTYLQYVDGVSATMSGVRALPMVAGLLGASMLSGIVVSRTGRYRMFPIAGMAVMALGLYLMSTMGASTGAWLESLYMFVLGVGIGLAMQVLTIAVQNTVPYHELGTATSGVTFFRTLGSAFGTAIFGTLYSNQLKPNLVEALARSPGVPPSAVISPQGLAALPAEQARPVVDAYAETVNYVFLWVVPVALAGFVAAWFLKEVPLRDSARAGASDMGEGFAAPDSAEAERQLERAVAGVMRKAKGPVSRQVLAESGSPLGPAEAWTLGQIHWRLRVRGEAALSSVAAAHRMPPEVLKPVFARAAEAGYARVDGDRLSLTPAGEAEIERLGTTWRAWLAARLDDWDVGDPEDRARLDRALDAVAERLLEEAEAAEEEGLERIAV, from the coding sequence ATGACCACGGCCCCCGCGCCCCCGGCGAACGTCCCCGCGGCCCCGCCGCCGCTCGGTCGCCGCCGTACGAACCTGGTCTTCGTCACGATCGTGCTCGGCATGCTGCTCGCGGCCCTCGACCAGACGATCGTCTCCACGGCGCTGCCGACGATCGTCGCGGACCTGGGCGGCGGCGGGCACATGGCGTGGGTGGTCACGGCGTACCTGCTCGCCGAGACCGTCTCGACCGTCCTGGTCGGCAAGTTCGGCGACCTCTTCGGCCGGAAGGTCGTCTTCCAGCTCAGCGCCGTCGTCTTCACCGCCGGATCGGTCTTCGCGGGCGTCGCCAACTCCATGATGATGCTGATCGCCGCGCGCGCCCTGCAGGGCATCGGCGGCGGCGGTCTGATGGTCACCGCCATGGCGCTGATCGCGGACGTCATCCCGTTGCGCGAGCGCGGCAAGTACCAGGGCGCGCTGGGCGCGGTCTTCGGCGTGACGACGGTCGTCGGCCCGACCCTGGGCGGCGTCTTCACCGACCACGCGACCTGGCGCTGGTGCTTCTACGTCAACGTGCCCGTCGCGATCGTGATGGTCGTCATGGCGGCCCGCACGATCCCGGTGGTCCGCTCGGCGGTGCGGCCCGTCATCGACTACCTGGGCATCGCCCTGGTGGCCGCCGGCTCCTCCGCGCTGGTCCTGGGCCTGGAGTGGGGCGGCAACACGTACGCGTGGAGCTCGGCGGTCATCGTCGGCCTGTTCGCGGGTGCGATCGCCCTCCTGGCGGGCTTCGTCCTGGTGGAGCTGCGGGCGAAGGAACCGATGCTCCCCATGCACCTGTTCCGCAATCCCGTCTTCACCGTCTGCTCCCTCCTCAGCTTCATCGTCGGCTTCGCGATGCTGGGCGCGCTGACGTACCTGCCGACGTACCTGCAGTACGTGGACGGGGTGTCGGCCACCATGTCGGGCGTGCGGGCGCTGCCGATGGTCGCCGGGCTGCTGGGCGCGTCCATGCTCTCGGGCATCGTCGTCAGCCGCACCGGCCGCTACCGGATGTTCCCCATCGCGGGCATGGCGGTGATGGCGCTGGGCCTGTACCTGATGTCGACGATGGGGGCGTCCACGGGTGCGTGGCTGGAGTCGCTGTACATGTTCGTGCTGGGCGTGGGCATCGGGCTGGCGATGCAGGTGCTGACGATCGCCGTGCAGAACACCGTCCCGTACCACGAGCTGGGCACGGCCACCTCGGGCGTCACGTTCTTCCGCACGCTCGGCAGCGCCTTCGGCACGGCCATCTTCGGCACGCTCTACAGCAACCAGCTCAAGCCCAATCTGGTGGAGGCGCTGGCCCGCTCGCCCGGTGTGCCGCCGTCCGCGGTGATCAGCCCGCAGGGGCTGGCCGCGCTGCCGGCGGAGCAGGCGCGGCCGGTCGTCGACGCGTACGCGGAGACCGTGAACTACGTCTTCCTGTGGGTCGTGCCGGTGGCGCTGGCGGGCTTCGTCGCCGCGTGGTTCCTCAAGGAGGTGCCGCTGCGCGACAGCGCGCGGGCCGGTGCGTCCGACATGGGCGAGGGCTTCGCGGCCCCGGACTCCGCGGAGGCGGAGCGGCAGCTGGAGCGGGCGGTGGCGGGCGTCATGCGCAAGGCGAAGGGGCCGGTGAGCCGTCAGGTCCTGGCGGAGTCGGGCAGCCCGCTCGGCCCGGCCGAGGCGTGGACGCTGGGCCAGATCCACTGGCGCCTGCGGGTGCGCGGCGAGGCGGCGCTGTCGTCGGTGGCGGCCGCGCACCGGATGCCGCCGGAGGTGCTGAAGCCGGTCTTCGCCCGCGCGGCGGAGGCCGGGTACGCGCGCGTGGACGGCGACCGGCTCTCGCTGACGCCCGCGGGCGAGGCGGAGATCGAGCGGCTGGGCACGACGTGGCGCGCGTGGCTGGCCGCGCGCCTGGACGACTGGGACGTCGGCGACCCCGAGGACCGCGCCCGCCTCGACCGCGCCCTGGACGCGGTGGCGGAGCGGCTGCTGGAGGAGGCGGAGGCCGCGGAGGAGGAGGGGCTGGAGCGGATCGCCGTGTAG
- a CDS encoding TetR/AcrR family transcriptional regulator: MSTESPKPAARRTRLTPEREAELYEAVLAILREVGYDALTMDAVATRTHASKATLYRQWKGKPELVAGALRHKKPIKLEEIDTGTLRGDLQAMVCEADDEQMEQDAALMRGLGHAIHANPDLHRALRELLIEPETEGLRAMLQRAVERGEVAADNPALEFVAHMMLGAFLSRPLFEDRPADAAYLVRYIDAVILPALGR; this comes from the coding sequence GTGTCCACGGAATCACCCAAGCCGGCGGCGCGCCGCACCCGGCTCACGCCCGAGCGGGAGGCCGAGCTCTACGAAGCGGTCCTCGCGATCCTCCGCGAGGTCGGCTACGACGCCCTGACCATGGACGCCGTCGCCACCCGTACGCACGCCAGCAAGGCCACCCTCTACCGCCAGTGGAAGGGCAAGCCGGAGCTGGTCGCCGGGGCACTGCGCCACAAGAAGCCGATCAAGCTGGAAGAGATCGACACCGGCACGCTGCGCGGTGATCTCCAAGCGATGGTGTGCGAGGCCGACGATGAGCAGATGGAACAGGACGCCGCCCTTATGCGCGGCCTGGGGCACGCGATCCACGCGAACCCCGATCTGCACCGGGCACTGCGCGAGCTGCTGATCGAGCCGGAGACCGAGGGTCTCCGGGCGATGCTGCAGCGCGCTGTCGAGCGGGGCGAGGTGGCCGCGGACAACCCCGCGCTCGAATTCGTCGCCCACATGATGCTCGGCGCGTTCCTCAGCCGCCCGCTGTTCGAGGACCGGCCCGCGGACGCCGCGTACCTGGTCCGCTACATCGACGCCGTGATCCTCCCCGCTCTCGGCCGCTGA
- a CDS encoding energy-coupling factor ABC transporter permease: MHVPDGFIDAPVSAATAVVAAGAVAVSLRGARRELDDKAAPLAGLVAAFIFAVQMLNFPVAAGTSGHLLGGALAAILVGPYTGVLCISVVLLMQGVLFADGGLTALGVNISVMGVVTTVVAYAVFRTLVKVLPRGRTSLTAASFAAALVSVPAAAAAFTLIYAVGGTTDVPVGKVFTAMVGVHALIGLGEAAITALTVSAVAAVRPDLIHGARDLIRPLELRTAPETSPRRDGDQPGRGGLAVPDGAAGPAASEASTAPGGPASPLRHDGDQPERRDPAVPDGLEEGGHRRAGGHRPGAVAADSVGAAGAEPAGTQASPALDGARPAAAPRSARRLWVAGLGVALVCAGGVSYYASSSPDGLEKVAQDKGIDSKAEEHAAKDSPLADYQVKDVADERISGGLAGVIGVGATLAVGTAVFVVVRRRRAAPSAESA, from the coding sequence ATGCACGTACCGGACGGATTCATCGACGCGCCCGTCTCGGCCGCCACGGCCGTGGTCGCCGCCGGCGCCGTCGCCGTGAGCCTGCGCGGCGCCCGGCGCGAACTCGACGACAAGGCCGCGCCGCTCGCGGGGCTCGTCGCGGCGTTCATCTTCGCCGTCCAGATGCTGAACTTCCCCGTGGCGGCGGGCACGAGCGGGCACCTGCTCGGCGGCGCGCTCGCCGCGATCCTCGTCGGGCCGTACACGGGCGTGCTCTGCATATCCGTCGTCCTGCTCATGCAGGGCGTCCTCTTCGCCGACGGCGGGCTGACCGCGCTCGGCGTCAACATCAGCGTCATGGGCGTGGTCACGACCGTCGTGGCGTACGCCGTGTTCCGCACCCTGGTGAAGGTGCTGCCACGCGGGCGCACGAGCCTGACCGCGGCCTCCTTCGCCGCCGCCCTCGTCTCCGTCCCGGCCGCGGCCGCCGCGTTCACCCTGATCTACGCGGTCGGCGGCACGACGGACGTGCCGGTCGGCAAGGTCTTCACCGCGATGGTCGGCGTCCACGCCCTCATCGGCCTGGGCGAGGCCGCGATCACGGCCCTGACGGTCAGCGCGGTGGCAGCGGTCCGCCCGGACCTGATCCACGGCGCGCGGGACCTGATCCGGCCCCTGGAACTGCGCACGGCGCCGGAGACTTCTCCCCGCCGCGACGGCGACCAGCCCGGGCGGGGCGGCTTGGCCGTGCCGGACGGCGCGGCCGGGCCTGCAGCTTCGGAGGCGTCCACGGCGCCGGGGGGCCCGGCATCTCCTCTCCGCCACGACGGCGACCAGCCCGAGCGGCGTGATCCGGCGGTGCCGGACGGGCTTGAGGAAGGCGGGCACCGCCGGGCAGGCGGTCACCGGCCGGGCGCCGTCGCGGCGGATTCGGTGGGCGCGGCCGGTGCGGAGCCTGCGGGGACGCAGGCGTCCCCCGCGCTCGACGGCGCGAGGCCCGCCGCGGCGCCCCGGTCCGCGCGGCGCCTGTGGGTCGCCGGGCTCGGCGTCGCGCTCGTCTGTGCCGGAGGCGTCAGCTACTACGCCTCCTCCAGCCCCGACGGGCTGGAAAAGGTCGCGCAAGACAAGGGCATCGACAGCAAGGCCGAGGAGCACGCCGCCAAGGACTCCCCCCTCGCCGACTACCAGGTCAAGGACGTCGCCGACGAGCGCATCTCCGGCGGGCTCGCCGGAGTGATCGGCGTCGGCGCGACCCTCGCCGTGGGCACCGCCGTCTTCGTGGTCGTGCGCCGCCGCCGCGCCGCCCCGTCCGCCGAGAGCGCCTGA
- a CDS encoding HNH endonuclease family protein, translating into MRRYRRLGIAFAIAATVVPAALPGTVARATPPPEPVTPQAGQQAGRHQHRAPLDFDENDCEGPAADEGDIYTRPPQTGNPPTTPAGRSLPLKWPRNLPDRKEAVRMLGELKVKPFSSTGYHRKRFGSVCWVQHGVDRCTTRQIALKFQSVVPATLDGRCKVVGGRWHSEYDNRDMADPAHVDIDHVVPLRHAWGSGARSWTDKKRQEFANDLAASPQLIAVSTWANRRKGDKGPEKWMPVAGAECLYSQAWIGVKDYYGLSVTRKEKAKLQQVLAGCKK; encoded by the coding sequence ATGCGCCGGTACAGACGCCTGGGAATCGCCTTCGCCATCGCCGCCACCGTCGTTCCGGCGGCCCTCCCCGGGACGGTCGCCCGGGCCACGCCCCCGCCGGAACCCGTCACGCCGCAGGCCGGGCAGCAGGCCGGACGGCACCAGCACCGGGCCCCGCTGGACTTCGACGAGAACGACTGCGAAGGGCCGGCCGCGGACGAGGGCGACATCTACACGCGGCCTCCCCAGACCGGGAACCCGCCGACCACGCCCGCGGGCCGCAGCCTCCCCCTGAAGTGGCCCCGGAACCTGCCGGACCGCAAGGAGGCCGTGCGCATGCTGGGCGAGCTGAAGGTCAAGCCCTTCAGCAGCACGGGCTACCACCGCAAGCGCTTCGGCTCCGTCTGCTGGGTCCAGCACGGCGTCGACCGGTGCACCACCCGGCAGATCGCCCTCAAGTTCCAGTCCGTCGTCCCGGCGACGCTCGACGGCCGGTGCAAGGTCGTCGGCGGGCGGTGGCACAGCGAGTACGACAACAGGGACATGGCCGACCCGGCGCACGTCGACATCGACCACGTCGTACCGCTGCGGCACGCGTGGGGGTCCGGCGCGCGCAGCTGGACGGACAAGAAGCGGCAGGAGTTCGCCAACGACCTGGCCGCCTCGCCGCAGCTGATCGCGGTGTCCACCTGGGCCAACCGGCGCAAGGGCGACAAGGGGCCGGAGAAGTGGATGCCGGTCGCCGGCGCCGAGTGCCTCTACAGCCAGGCGTGGATCGGGGTGAAGGACTACTACGGGCTGTCCGTCACCCGGAAGGAGAAGGCCAAGCTGCAGCAGGTGCTGGCCGGCTGCAAGAAGTGA
- a CDS encoding MMPL family transporter produces MATFLYRLGRTAFRRRWYFALIWVALLVLAGFGAATASKSTNNDFSIPGTEAQRAFDLLEKRFPGNNEQNASARIVFKAPEGQKLTDAKNKAAVEKVIGELKRSPQVAQAADPFVGQTVNPAGTTGYASAAYKVKADELTEDSRTNLKDAQQHGRDAGLTVEVGGSVLQQMPEGGSEAIGIAVSAVVLLITFGSLVAAGLPLLTAIIGVGIGVSSIAALAPLLDLSSNTSTLAMMIGLAVGIDYALFIVSRYRAELAEGREREEAAGRAVGTAGSAVVFAGLTVVIALAGLMVVNIPMLTKMGMAAAGTVTIAVLIALSLIPALLGFAGKQVLARKVRKAGPDAADGDKPNMGTRWARFVLRKPVLVLVAGVLGLGAIAVPAASLELGLPDDGAASKSSTQRKAYDLLSEGFGPGFNGPLMVITDVADAKDRKGAAQKVGDTLKGLDNVATVTPAHFNPAGDTAMLTVVPKSKPTSKDTEDLVHAIRDKGDSLKADTGAEVLVTGATAMNIDVSQKLNDALLPYLALVVGLAFLLLMVVFRSVLVPLKAALGFLLSVIAALGAVVAVFQWGWLGSLFGVEETGPIMSMMPIFMVGVVFGLAMDYEVFLVTRMREAFVHGERPGQAVVTGFKHGARVVTAAAVIMISVFAGFIGSSEQMIKMIGFGLAIAVFFDAFVVRMAIVPAVLALLGKSAWWLPGWLAKILPNVDVEGEGLQKRLETPGAPKSPEADEDRELVKA; encoded by the coding sequence GTGGCCACGTTCCTCTACAGACTCGGCCGTACCGCCTTCCGGCGGCGCTGGTACTTCGCCCTGATATGGGTGGCGCTGCTGGTCCTCGCCGGTTTCGGCGCCGCCACGGCGTCCAAGTCCACCAACAACGACTTCTCCATACCCGGCACCGAGGCGCAGCGCGCCTTCGACCTGCTGGAGAAGCGCTTCCCGGGCAACAACGAGCAGAACGCCTCCGCCCGCATCGTCTTCAAGGCCCCCGAGGGCCAGAAGCTCACCGACGCCAAGAACAAGGCGGCCGTCGAGAAGGTCATCGGCGAGCTCAAGCGCAGCCCGCAGGTCGCCCAGGCCGCCGACCCGTTCGTCGGCCAGACCGTCAACCCGGCGGGCACCACCGGCTACGCCTCCGCCGCGTACAAGGTCAAGGCCGACGAGCTGACCGAGGACTCGCGCACCAACCTCAAGGACGCCCAGCAGCACGGCCGCGACGCCGGGCTGACCGTCGAGGTCGGCGGCAGCGTCCTGCAGCAGATGCCCGAGGGCGGCTCCGAGGCCATCGGCATCGCGGTCTCCGCGGTCGTCCTGCTGATCACCTTCGGCTCGCTGGTCGCCGCGGGGCTGCCGCTCCTGACGGCCATCATCGGCGTGGGCATCGGCGTCTCCTCCATCGCCGCGCTCGCCCCGCTGCTGGACCTCTCCAGCAACACCTCCACGCTCGCCATGATGATCGGCCTCGCGGTCGGCATCGACTACGCGCTGTTCATCGTCTCCCGCTACCGCGCGGAGCTGGCCGAAGGCCGTGAGCGCGAGGAAGCGGCGGGCCGGGCCGTCGGCACGGCCGGATCCGCGGTGGTCTTCGCGGGCCTGACCGTCGTCATCGCGCTCGCGGGCCTCATGGTCGTCAACATCCCCATGCTGACGAAGATGGGCATGGCCGCGGCGGGCACGGTCACCATCGCGGTGCTGATCGCGCTCTCGCTCATCCCCGCCCTGCTCGGCTTCGCCGGCAAGCAGGTGCTCGCCCGCAAGGTCCGCAAGGCCGGGCCGGACGCAGCCGACGGCGACAAGCCGAACATGGGCACCCGCTGGGCCCGCTTCGTCCTGCGCAAGCCGGTGCTCGTGCTCGTGGCCGGCGTGCTGGGCCTGGGCGCCATCGCCGTGCCCGCGGCCTCGCTGGAACTGGGCCTCCCGGACGACGGCGCGGCCTCCAAGAGCAGCACGCAGCGCAAGGCGTACGACCTGCTGTCGGAGGGCTTCGGCCCGGGCTTCAACGGCCCGCTCATGGTCATCACGGACGTGGCGGACGCCAAGGACCGCAAGGGTGCCGCGCAGAAGGTCGGCGACACCCTCAAGGGCCTGGACAACGTCGCCACCGTGACCCCGGCGCACTTCAACCCCGCCGGTGACACGGCCATGCTCACCGTCGTGCCCAAGTCCAAGCCCACCAGCAAGGACACCGAGGACCTCGTCCACGCGATCCGCGACAAGGGCGACTCGCTCAAGGCCGACACCGGCGCCGAGGTGCTCGTCACCGGCGCCACGGCGATGAACATCGACGTCTCGCAGAAGCTCAACGACGCCCTGCTGCCCTACCTGGCGCTGGTCGTGGGCCTGGCCTTCCTGCTGCTGATGGTCGTCTTCCGCTCGGTGCTCGTGCCGCTGAAGGCCGCGCTCGGCTTCCTGCTGTCGGTGATCGCCGCGCTGGGCGCCGTCGTGGCGGTCTTCCAGTGGGGCTGGCTCGGCTCGCTCTTCGGGGTCGAGGAGACCGGCCCGATCATGTCGATGATGCCGATCTTCATGGTGGGCGTCGTCTTCGGCCTCGCCATGGACTACGAGGTCTTCCTCGTGACGCGGATGCGCGAGGCGTTCGTCCACGGCGAGCGGCCCGGACAGGCCGTCGTGACCGGCTTCAAGCACGGGGCGCGGGTCGTGACGGCCGCGGCCGTCATCATGATCAGCGTCTTCGCCGGCTTCATCGGCTCGTCCGAGCAGATGATCAAGATGATCGGCTTCGGCCTGGCCATCGCGGTCTTCTTCGACGCGTTCGTGGTCCGGATGGCGATCGTGCCGGCGGTGCTGGCCCTGCTCGGGAAGTCGGCCTGGTGGCTCCCGGGGTGGCTCGCGAAGATCCTCCCGAACGTGGACGTCGAGGGCGAGGGCCTGCAGAAGCGGCTCGAGACGCCCGGGGCGCCGAAGTCGCCGGAGGCGGACGAGGACCGGGAACTGGTCAAGGCCTGA